A single region of the Candidatus Krumholzibacteriia bacterium genome encodes:
- a CDS encoding 2Fe-2S iron-sulfur cluster-binding protein, with product MSSEQHIRPGRVPLSLVVNGAHHTFQVRMQDSLLDVLRREGWKSVKRVCETADCGACSVLFDGSLVDSCSTLALQAEAGRVETVEALAGTELHPLQQAFLQHAAAQCGFCIPGMLLSMKALLDAEPEASEADLREVMTLCRCTGYAKPLAATRQYREGLADSRGSR from the coding sequence ATGAGCAGCGAGCAACACATCCGCCCCGGCCGAGTCCCTCTCTCGCTGGTGGTGAACGGCGCCCACCACACCTTCCAGGTGCGGATGCAAGACTCGCTTCTCGATGTGCTCCGGCGCGAGGGTTGGAAGAGCGTGAAGCGTGTCTGCGAGACCGCCGACTGCGGTGCTTGCAGCGTTCTCTTCGACGGCTCGTTGGTGGATTCCTGCAGCACCCTGGCGCTGCAGGCGGAGGCCGGCCGGGTGGAGACCGTGGAGGCGCTCGCCGGGACAGAGCTCCACCCGCTGCAGCAGGCCTTCCTGCAGCACGCCGCGGCGCAGTGCGGCTTCTGCATTCCAGGGATGCTGCTCTCCATGAAAGCGCTCCTCGACGCCGAACCCGAGGCGAGCGAAGCCGACTTGCGCGAGGTGATGACACTCTGTCGTTGCACGGGCTACGCCAAGCCGCTGGCAGCGACCCGTCAATACCGGGAAGGGCTCGCGGACTCTCGAGGGAGTCGATGA
- a CDS encoding molybdopterin cofactor-binding domain-containing protein gives MTTITKPPASATEHESVGRSLPKVDGEKLVRGRAVYTDDVHPDGLVIGRILGSPHPHARLRHIDTREALALPGVLCVLTHADVPRVPHTTAGQSHPEPSPYDAYLLDRKVRYVGDRVALVAAVDDDTADEALRRIRVDYEILPAVFEPADALAPGAPVLHDETESTGIADRSRNLAAVLDFEVGDVDAGLARADLVHRDVYRVQAVQHVSLEPHVVITWLDEDDRLLVRTSTQVPFHVRRLLARTLQFPLGRIRVMKPRIGGGFGGKQEMTLEDACAALTLATRQPVKIEYDRSEEFVMSRTRHAMQLEVAIGAKRDGEITAIDMRVLSDTGAYGTHGITVTGSTGSKTLPLYNRAARRFHCDVVYTNHPIAGACRGYGAPQGFFALESAIDELACQLGLDPLELRRRNMIRDGEVDLVSAALEAKGKGWTRRIQSYGLEACIEQGARASGWEKRDALPRDGELVRGMGVALAMQSSGVAGVDWGAAAIKLNEDGSWNLSMGATDLGTGADTALAQIAAETLGVSLDRILVYAADTDLVPYDVGAYASSITYVSGNAVRRAAEEARDQVLGVASRLLGISAERLRCSGNRVESDSGRSLSLAEIADHAMHREMTQILGRASFCIRDSPPPFAAQFAEVEVDTETGRVRVLRFVSAVDCGTAINPLQVEGQIEGAVAMGIGYALCEEMLYDESGRMLNPNLVDYKMIHADDMPAVQTLVVESYEPTGPFGAKSVAEVPTNGPAPAIANAIRHATGVRLTQLPMTPDRVLRALGKI, from the coding sequence ATGACCACCATCACCAAGCCACCAGCAAGCGCCACCGAGCACGAGAGCGTCGGGCGTTCGCTGCCGAAGGTGGATGGCGAGAAGCTCGTCCGTGGCCGGGCGGTTTACACCGACGACGTGCACCCCGATGGCCTCGTCATCGGCCGCATCCTGGGCAGCCCGCATCCGCATGCGCGTCTCCGGCACATCGATACGAGGGAGGCCCTGGCCCTGCCGGGTGTCCTCTGCGTGCTCACCCATGCCGACGTGCCCCGGGTGCCGCACACGACTGCGGGGCAGAGCCACCCCGAGCCGTCGCCCTACGATGCCTATCTCCTCGACCGCAAGGTCCGCTACGTCGGCGATCGCGTCGCCCTCGTCGCCGCCGTGGACGACGACACTGCTGACGAGGCGCTGCGCCGCATCCGGGTGGACTACGAGATCCTTCCCGCTGTCTTCGAACCTGCCGACGCTCTCGCGCCGGGCGCGCCTGTCCTCCACGACGAGACCGAGAGCACCGGCATCGCCGACCGGTCGCGCAACCTGGCGGCGGTTCTCGATTTCGAGGTGGGCGACGTGGACGCTGGGCTGGCTCGAGCGGACCTCGTGCACCGCGATGTCTACCGGGTGCAGGCGGTGCAGCACGTGAGCTTGGAGCCGCACGTCGTCATCACCTGGCTCGACGAAGACGACCGTCTCCTGGTGCGGACGAGCACTCAAGTTCCCTTCCACGTGCGCCGGCTGCTGGCCCGCACGCTGCAGTTTCCCCTCGGGCGCATCCGCGTCATGAAACCGCGCATCGGGGGCGGCTTCGGCGGCAAGCAGGAGATGACTCTGGAAGACGCTTGCGCGGCCCTCACGCTCGCGACGCGCCAGCCCGTGAAGATCGAATACGACCGCAGCGAAGAGTTCGTCATGAGTCGCACCCGGCACGCCATGCAGCTCGAGGTGGCGATCGGAGCCAAGCGGGACGGGGAGATCACCGCCATCGACATGCGCGTGCTCTCCGACACCGGGGCCTACGGCACCCACGGGATCACGGTCACCGGGAGCACCGGCAGCAAGACGCTGCCCCTCTACAATCGTGCGGCGCGCCGCTTCCATTGCGACGTCGTCTACACCAACCATCCCATCGCCGGCGCCTGCCGTGGATACGGCGCCCCGCAAGGTTTCTTCGCCCTGGAAAGCGCCATCGACGAGTTGGCTTGTCAGCTGGGCCTGGACCCGCTCGAGCTCCGCCGGCGCAACATGATCCGTGACGGCGAGGTGGATCTGGTCTCTGCCGCCTTGGAAGCCAAAGGCAAGGGCTGGACGCGCCGGATCCAGAGCTATGGACTGGAAGCTTGCATCGAACAAGGGGCCCGAGCGAGCGGCTGGGAGAAGCGTGACGCGTTGCCGCGCGACGGCGAGTTGGTTCGGGGCATGGGTGTCGCCCTCGCCATGCAGTCTTCCGGCGTCGCCGGCGTCGACTGGGGTGCCGCCGCGATCAAGCTGAACGAGGACGGCTCTTGGAACCTGAGCATGGGGGCCACCGACCTCGGCACGGGCGCCGACACGGCGCTGGCGCAGATCGCGGCGGAGACGCTCGGCGTCTCCCTGGACCGCATCCTCGTCTACGCTGCCGACACCGATCTCGTCCCCTACGACGTCGGCGCCTATGCCTCGAGCATCACCTATGTATCGGGGAACGCCGTGCGTCGTGCCGCCGAGGAGGCCCGCGACCAGGTCCTGGGGGTCGCGTCTCGCCTCCTCGGGATCTCGGCGGAGCGCCTGCGCTGCAGCGGCAATCGGGTCGAGAGCGACAGCGGTCGCAGCCTCTCGCTGGCCGAGATCGCCGATCACGCCATGCACCGCGAGATGACCCAGATCCTCGGGCGCGCCTCCTTCTGCATCCGCGACTCGCCTCCCCCCTTCGCGGCGCAGTTCGCCGAGGTCGAGGTGGACACCGAGACGGGGCGCGTGCGGGTGCTGCGCTTCGTTTCCGCCGTGGACTGCGGCACCGCCATCAATCCCTTGCAGGTGGAAGGGCAGATCGAAGGTGCCGTCGCCATGGGCATCGGCTATGCGCTCTGCGAAGAGATGCTCTACGACGAGAGCGGCCGCATGCTGAATCCGAATCTCGTCGACTACAAGATGATCCACGCCGACGACATGCCGGCAGTACAGACACTGGTCGTCGAGTCCTATGAGCCCACCGGGCCCTTTGGAGCCAAATCCGTCGCCGAAGTACCCACCAACGGTCCGGCGCCGGCGATCGCGAACGCGATCCGGCACGCCACCGGCGTCCGCTTGACGCAGCTGCCGATGACGCCGGACCGCGTTCTGCGCGCTCTCGGCAAGATCTAA
- a CDS encoding lamin tail domain-containing protein, with amino-acid sequence MRVLLRNFAIGFLSCLGFTVFPARACQGEVRLNEILADPATDWNGDGTVQFRDDEWLEIVNTGPLAASLDGLFLADASNIFRFGFTGTLAPGAVLIVYGTDSVAWETSNGASTVGLSLNNAGDTVRLFHVVAAETLVVDEYIYAAHEGLDDRSTGRQPDGADNWVVFDGLNPYTGTTAPLGTGCRPTPGAQNGCPLPVAPATWTRVKRLFATESESSPDKTGVPASPPGGAPRDRPQGER; translated from the coding sequence ATGCGTGTTCTGCTCCGGAACTTCGCCATCGGTTTCCTTAGCTGCCTCGGGTTCACGGTGTTTCCCGCTCGAGCCTGCCAGGGTGAGGTGCGGTTGAACGAGATCCTCGCCGATCCGGCGACGGACTGGAATGGCGACGGCACCGTTCAGTTCCGCGACGACGAGTGGCTGGAGATCGTCAACACCGGTCCGCTGGCGGCGTCGTTGGACGGCCTCTTCCTCGCCGACGCGAGCAACATCTTTCGTTTCGGTTTCACCGGCACCCTGGCTCCGGGCGCCGTGCTCATCGTCTACGGCACGGACAGCGTGGCCTGGGAAACGAGCAACGGGGCGAGCACCGTGGGCTTGTCGCTCAACAACGCCGGCGACACGGTGCGGCTCTTTCACGTGGTCGCAGCGGAGACACTCGTCGTCGACGAGTACATCTATGCCGCCCACGAAGGTCTCGACGATCGCTCCACCGGACGCCAGCCCGATGGTGCCGACAACTGGGTCGTCTTCGACGGCCTCAATCCGTACACCGGAACGACGGCGCCTCTCGGTACCGGGTGCAGACCGACGCCGGGGGCCCAGAATGGTTGTCCCCTGCCGGTCGCTCCGGCGACCTGGACCCGGGTCAAGAGGCTCTTTGCCACCGAGAGCGAGTCGTCGCCGGACAAAACCGGCGTTCCCGCCAGCCCGCCGGGCGGGGCGCCTCGTGACCGTCCGCAAGGAGAGCGGTGA
- a CDS encoding PLP-dependent aminotransferase family protein yields MQLVLDRTRELPLHRQIELQIRGLIEGGDLVPGNRLPASRGLARKLGVNRATVTSAYDSLAAAGLVEARVGRGTRVAGRPETPAKRAAASSRTAAGARWSERLAAGLDGLPRLEGPAGLERRTDRIDFTGVVPDERLFPVDSLRRCVDDVLRRNGEQLLQYGSTRGHAPFRDMIAQRLRLGGTRVDADEILVVNGAQQGLELFCKALLDPGDAVVVESPTYGNLLGLLRLYRADILPVRMTAEGLDLEQLEALLGRRRVKFLYTMPHFQNPTGITTERGHRERLLEIAARHDLVLLEDGFEEELRWDGGEVLPLRALDPDGRVCYVGTFSKGLCPGFRIGWLVGARELITDLAHLKRATDFHSSVLLQAALAEFCRRGEYDKHLRRLRQVYRARMARTDEALRAHMPPGTRWRLPAGGFCLWLELPQGVVDEELAARTARDGVYLSPGRHFFVADPGYGCARLSISRTSEEEIDKGLAIVGRHLHALTREVGQRGRASEARPYV; encoded by the coding sequence ATGCAACTCGTCCTCGATCGCACCCGGGAGCTCCCGCTCCACCGACAGATCGAGCTGCAGATCCGCGGCTTGATCGAGGGTGGTGACCTCGTCCCAGGCAATCGCCTGCCGGCGAGCCGTGGTCTGGCGCGAAAACTCGGCGTCAACCGCGCCACGGTGACAAGCGCCTACGACTCCCTCGCCGCCGCTGGTCTGGTGGAGGCGCGTGTCGGCCGTGGCACCCGTGTCGCCGGCAGACCGGAGACGCCAGCAAAGCGCGCCGCCGCCAGTAGCAGGACCGCCGCGGGAGCGCGCTGGTCGGAGCGTTTGGCGGCGGGACTGGACGGTCTGCCGCGCCTCGAAGGCCCAGCCGGCCTGGAACGCCGCACGGATCGCATCGATTTCACTGGCGTCGTGCCGGACGAACGCCTCTTCCCGGTGGACAGCTTGCGGCGCTGCGTCGATGACGTGCTGCGTCGCAACGGCGAGCAGCTCCTCCAGTATGGTTCCACCCGCGGCCACGCACCTTTCCGCGACATGATCGCGCAGCGCTTGCGTCTCGGCGGAACCCGCGTCGACGCCGACGAGATCCTGGTAGTGAACGGAGCGCAGCAAGGCCTCGAGCTCTTCTGCAAGGCACTTCTCGACCCCGGCGACGCCGTCGTGGTGGAGTCGCCGACGTACGGCAACTTGCTGGGGCTCCTGCGGCTCTATCGCGCCGATATCCTGCCGGTGCGGATGACGGCGGAGGGCCTCGACCTGGAGCAGCTCGAAGCGCTCCTTGGACGCCGGCGCGTCAAGTTCCTCTACACCATGCCGCACTTCCAGAATCCGACCGGGATCACGACGGAACGCGGCCACCGCGAGCGCTTGCTCGAGATCGCCGCGCGCCATGATCTCGTCCTTCTCGAGGACGGTTTCGAGGAAGAGCTGCGTTGGGATGGTGGCGAAGTGCTCCCGCTCCGCGCCCTTGATCCGGACGGCCGGGTTTGCTACGTGGGCACCTTCTCCAAGGGACTGTGCCCGGGCTTCCGGATCGGCTGGCTTGTGGGGGCCCGCGAGTTGATCACGGATCTGGCGCACCTGAAGCGCGCCACGGATTTCCATAGCTCCGTGCTCCTGCAAGCGGCGCTGGCCGAGTTCTGCCGGCGCGGCGAGTACGACAAGCACCTGCGGCGGCTCCGGCAGGTCTATCGCGCCCGGATGGCGCGCACCGACGAAGCGTTGCGCGCCCACATGCCGCCAGGAACGCGCTGGCGCCTCCCGGCCGGCGGCTTCTGCCTCTGGCTCGAGCTGCCGCAGGGAGTGGTGGACGAGGAGCTCGCCGCGCGGACTGCCCGCGACGGCGTGTACCTGAGCCCAGGACGGCATTTCTTCGTCGCCGATCCGGGCTATGGCTGCGCGCGGCTCTCCATCAGCCGCACGAGCGAAGAGGAAATCGACAAGGGCCTCGCCATCGTCGGGCGCCATCTGCACGCGCTCACTCGCGAGGTCGGACAGCGCGGCCGCGCCAGCGAGGCACGGCCCTACGTGTGA
- the pdxS gene encoding pyridoxal 5'-phosphate synthase lyase subunit PdxS — protein sequence MDSDIRAKRGLAEMLRNGVIMDVTNAEQAKIAESAGAVAVMALERVPADIRAEGGVARMAAIDRIREIQDAVSIPVMAKVRIGHFAEAQVLEALEVDFIDESEVLTPADEEHHVDKWPFKVPFVCGCRDLGEALRRIAEGAALIRTKGEAGSGNIVEAVRHLRKITAQIRRLTVLGPEELVHEAKELGSPVELVRWVRENEKLPVPNFAAGGIATPADASLVMQLGAESVFVGSGIFKSEDPPARARAIVHATLHFREPAEVLRASSGLAGAMPGLDVRRLEEKDLLQTRGW from the coding sequence ATGGATAGCGACATCCGCGCCAAGAGAGGGCTCGCCGAAATGCTCCGGAACGGCGTCATCATGGACGTCACCAACGCGGAGCAGGCGAAGATCGCCGAGAGCGCTGGGGCGGTGGCGGTCATGGCGCTCGAGCGCGTCCCTGCCGACATCCGCGCCGAGGGCGGCGTGGCCCGCATGGCCGCCATCGACAGGATCCGCGAGATCCAAGACGCTGTTTCCATCCCCGTGATGGCGAAGGTACGTATCGGTCACTTCGCCGAGGCCCAGGTGCTGGAAGCTTTGGAAGTGGACTTCATCGACGAGAGCGAGGTGCTCACTCCTGCCGACGAGGAGCACCACGTCGACAAGTGGCCGTTCAAGGTCCCCTTCGTCTGCGGTTGCCGCGATCTCGGCGAGGCGCTGCGGCGGATCGCCGAAGGGGCGGCTCTCATCCGCACCAAGGGCGAGGCCGGCTCGGGGAACATCGTCGAGGCGGTACGTCACCTGCGCAAGATCACCGCCCAGATCCGCCGCTTGACCGTTCTCGGCCCCGAAGAGCTGGTGCACGAGGCGAAGGAGCTCGGCTCTCCGGTGGAGCTGGTGCGCTGGGTGCGGGAGAACGAGAAGCTGCCGGTGCCCAACTTCGCCGCCGGCGGTATCGCCACCCCCGCCGACGCCTCTCTGGTGATGCAGCTCGGCGCCGAGAGCGTCTTCGTCGGCTCAGGCATCTTCAAGTCCGAGGATCCCCCGGCACGGGCACGTGCCATCGTGCATGCCACGCTGCACTTCAGGGAGCCGGCGGAAGTGTTGCGGGCGTCCTCGGGCCTGGCAGGCGCCATGCCCGGTCTCGACGTGCGCCGGCTCGAAGAGAAGGACCTGTTGCAGACACGCGGCTGGTAA
- the pdxT gene encoding pyridoxal 5'-phosphate synthase glutaminase subunit PdxT yields the protein MQVGILALQGDIQAHERVLDQLGVRWREVRRPGELAGLAGLVLPGGESTTMWHFLREDGFDTALQDFGRAGGAFFGTCAGAILLAREVQNPPGPALGLLDISVQRNGWGRQTMSRVETAMTDDPEAPIIEAVLIRAPRILRCGPGVRVRARLGDEPVWVEEGRAMATTFHPELSTELRVHRRFLELAALAPSFAPA from the coding sequence ATGCAGGTAGGAATCCTGGCATTGCAGGGGGACATCCAGGCGCATGAACGCGTCCTCGACCAGCTTGGCGTCCGCTGGCGCGAGGTGCGGCGGCCGGGTGAACTCGCAGGCCTCGCCGGTCTCGTCCTCCCCGGCGGCGAGAGCACGACGATGTGGCACTTCCTGAGGGAAGACGGTTTCGACACTGCCCTCCAGGACTTCGGTCGCGCCGGTGGTGCTTTCTTCGGCACCTGCGCTGGCGCCATCCTCCTCGCCCGGGAAGTGCAGAACCCGCCGGGCCCCGCCCTCGGCCTGCTCGACATTTCGGTGCAGCGCAACGGCTGGGGCCGCCAGACGATGAGCCGGGTCGAGACCGCCATGACCGACGATCCGGAAGCCCCAATCATCGAGGCCGTCCTCATCCGCGCCCCGCGCATTCTCCGTTGCGGCCCCGGGGTGCGTGTTCGCGCCCGACTGGGCGACGAGCCGGTGTGGGTCGAAGAGGGGCGGGCCATGGCCACGACCTTCCACCCCGAACTCTCTACTGAGCTGAGGGTGCACCGGCGCTTCCTCGAGCTCGCCGCATTGGCCCCGAGTTTCGCCCCGGCCTGA